Proteins found in one Arachis stenosperma cultivar V10309 chromosome 8, arast.V10309.gnm1.PFL2, whole genome shotgun sequence genomic segment:
- the LOC130943746 gene encoding uncharacterized protein LOC130943746, with protein MSLCVLSTVLSLVFAFLLLVFAAQLFYFLWWRNHTRTPSSSSSDIEMGQKSNNNSDPSKGLFHYWVCWKVPRTVHATSGKPELDNNNNNNNGGEEFQGGSVESELMRLHNLAGPPRFLFTIKEETKEELECEDGKSRSLSDLMCAIDTPCSSPFKCSLEFNPLFESSSSEEESEFNRFRSSPPPKFKFLRDAEEKLYRRLVEEGRRNTLFGLKDSSSQHVTGSSQVLPLPSSPSTFIPLQTPSSMLH; from the coding sequence ATGTCTTTGTGTGTGTTAAGTACAGTTTTGAGCCTTGTCTTTGCTTTTCTCCTTCTTGTTTTTGCTGCACAGCTTTTCTATTTCTTGTGGTGGAGAAACCATACAAGAACACCATCTTCATCCTCCTCAGATATTGAGATGGGTCAGAAGAGTAATAATAATAGTGACCCGTCAAAGGGTCTCTTTCATTATTGGGTTTGCTGGAAGGTTCCACGAACCGTGCATGCTACTTCAGGGAAACCAGAGttggataataataataataataataatggtggagaAGAATTCCAAGGTGGTAGTGTGGAATCAGAGTTGATGAGGCTGCACAATCTTGCAGGTCCTCCAAGGTTTCTCTTCACAATCAAAGAGGAAACCAAAGAGGAGTTGGAATGTGAAGATGGAAAATCAAGAAGCTTAAGTGATCTTATGTGTGCTATTGACACACCTTGTTCTTCACCCTTCAAGTGTTCTTTGGAATTCAACCCTCTCTTtgaatcatcatcatcagaagaAGAATCAGAGTTCAATAGGTTTAGATCCTCGCCACCTCCAAAGTTCAAGTTCCTGAGGGATGCAGAGGAGAAATTGTACAGAAGACTCGTTGAAGAAGGTAGGAGAAACACACTCTTTGGGCTCAAAGATTCTTCTTCTCAACATGTAACAGGTTCATCTCAGGTTCTGCCATTGCCATCTTCTCCTTCAACATTCATACCCCTTCAAACCCCATCATCCATGCTCCATTag
- the LOC130945680 gene encoding WUSCHEL-related homeobox 2-like: MEESVAAGSSSSCSRWNPTKEQISMLEEIYNQGVRTPNPKEIKEIMERLKVYGPIEGKNIFYWFQNHKARQRQRQKDHHQQQLRLQQHHHHHPYFNRFLNSISPPLSPTVVRSPAYGLVQSEIGHFPNQHSNLVVSPRTDQALPVMMMPPQPISPRIEDVVPMMIPPGPISPRTLDLFPQHPTGTLAAGRARQQSNHELANNNFIDFFTSPGRAQP, encoded by the exons ATGGAGGAGAGTGTTGCCGCAGGGTCGTCGTCAAGTTGTTCGCGATGGAACCCAACGAAAGAGCAGATAAGCATGTTGGAGGAGATCTATAACCAGGGAGTGAGGACTCCAAACCctaaagaaataaaggagattATGGAGAGGCTCAAGGTTTATGGTCCCATTGAAGGGAAGAACATCTTCTACTGGTTCCAGAATCACAAAGCCAGGCAGCGTCAGAGGCAAAAAGatcatcatcaacaacaacTACGTCTTCAACaacaccatcatcatcatccttaTTTCAATCGCTTTCTCAATTCCATCTCTCCCCCGCTTTCTCCAACTG TGGTGCGTAGCCCAGCATATGGGTTGGTACAGAGTGAAATTGGGCACTTTCCAAATCAACACTCAAATTTGGTGGTAAGCCCAAGGACTGATCAAGCATTGCCCGTGATGATGATGCCACCTCAGCCCATTAGCCCAAGGATTGAGGATGTTGTGCCAATGATGATCCCACCTGGGCCCATCAGCCCAAGAACATTGGATCTGTTTCCGCAGCACCCAACTGGCACTTTGGCAGCAGGCAGGGCAAGACAGCAATCTAATCATGAACTTGCAAATAACAACTTCATTGACTTTTTCACTTCTCCGGGCCGGGCCCAACCTTGA